In a genomic window of Lepisosteus oculatus isolate fLepOcu1 chromosome 5, fLepOcu1.hap2, whole genome shotgun sequence:
- the hspa13 gene encoding heat shock 70 kDa protein 13, with translation MAGEMSILGSAVLALFLAGYLGQQYLPPPKPRVIGLDLGTTFCSVGVFHPGVGDVEVIGDEEGRKSIPSVVSFSPSGIHAGYEAQELADANPYNTIYDAKRFIGKLFKPEELEREGAQYQFKVVYNNRSAEFSISTNRTFTVTPEFIGSRLLLKMRKMAEKQLGVPITKAVISVPAEFDERQRNYTIRAANLAGLGVLRVINEPTAAAMAYGLHKADVCSVLVVDLGGGTLDVSLLNKQGGMFLTRAMAGNNKLGGQDFNQRLLQYVEQRVRQRHGALPSRKQDRHQLRQAVERAKLSLTLQPSAVLRARLGHEAGGVLFEELITRELFEQLNVDLFQKILTPIEEVLREGQLDKREVDEIVLVGGSTRIPRIRQLIREFFGKEPNTSVDPDLAVVTGVAIQAGIMGGSWPLQVSAIEIPNRHLRKTNFN, from the exons ATGGCGGGGGAAATGTCAATACTAG GGTCGGCAGTCCTAGCCCTTTTCCTGGCTGGGTACTTGGGCCAGCAGTATTTGCCACCTCCAAAACCCAGAGTGATTGGGCTGGACCTGGGCACGACGTTCTGCTCCGTGGGGGTGTTCCACCCTGGAGTGGGGGACGTGGAGGTGATCGGGGATGAGGAGGGGCGGAAGAGCATCCCCAGTGTCGTGTCCTTCTCCCCCTCGGGAATCCATGCTGGATACGAGGCGCAGGAGCTGGCTGACGCCAACCCTTACAACACCATCTACGATGCCAAGAGGTTCATTGGCAAGCTTTTTAAACCCGAGGAGCTGGAACGAGAGGGCGCTCAATACCAGTTTAAG GTGGTATACAACAACAGGAGTGCAGAGTTCTCAATATCAACCAATCGCACGTTCACAGTCACTCCGGAGTTCATCGGCTCTCGCCTCCTGCTGAAAATGAGGAAGATGGCGGAGAAGCAGCTGGGAGTTCCCATCACTAAGGCCGTCATCTCCGTGCCTGCAGAGTTTGACGAGAGACAGAGGAACTATACCATCAGGGCAGCCAACCTTGCAG GTCTGGGCGTCCTGCGGGTGATCAACGAGCCCACTGCTGCCGCCATGGCGTATGGGCTCCACAAGGCCGATGTCTGCAGTGTGCTGGTGGTGGACCTGGGCGGAGGGACCCTCGATGTGTCCTTGCTGAACAAGCAGGGGGGCATGTTCCTCACAAGGGCCATGGCAG GGAATAACAAGCTGGGGGGCCAGGACTTCAACCAGCGGCTGCTGCAGTACGTGGAGCAGCGAGTCCGCCAGCGGCACGGGGCCCTTCCGTCGCGCAAGCAGGACAGGCACCAGCTCCGGCAGGCCGTGGAGCGGGCCAAGCTCAGCCTGACCCTCCAGCCCAGCGCCGTGCTGCGGGCCCGGCTCGGGCACGAGGCCGGGGGCGTCCTGTTCGAGGAGCTGATCACCAGGGAGCTCTTCGAGCAGCTGAACGTAGACCTCTTCCAGAAGATCCTCACCCCCATCGAGGAGGTGCTGAGGGAGGGCCAGCTGGACAAAAGGGAAGTAGACGAGATCGTCCTGGTTGGGGGCTCAACCAGAATTCCCCGGATTCGCCAGCTCATCCGCGAGTTTTTCGGGAAGGAGCCCAACACCTCTGTGGACCCAGACCTGGCGGTGGTGACTGGTGTGGCGATTCAGGCGGGGATAATGGGCGGCTCCTGGCCACTGCAGGTCAGCGCTATCGAAATACCCAACAGGCACTTACGCAAGACGAACTTCAACTGA